In a single window of the Orcinus orca chromosome 9, mOrcOrc1.1, whole genome shotgun sequence genome:
- the XRCC2 gene encoding DNA repair protein XRCC2 → MCSDFHRSESGTELLARLEGRSSLKEIEPHLFADEDSPVHGDILEFHGPEGTGKTEMLYHLTARCILPKSEGGLEVEVLFIDTDYHFDILRLVTILEHRLSESSEEIIKHCLGRFFLVHCSSSAQLLLTLYSLETMFCSHPSLCLLILDSLSAFYWIDRVNGGESVHLQESTLKKCSQLLEKLVNEYRLALFATTQSIMQKTSSSAEGPSCAFNRQSDVDVDYRPYLCKAWQQVVKHRIFFSKQDDSKTSNQFSLVSRHLKSNNLKKHFFIIGESGVEFC, encoded by the exons CTCCTTGCCCGACTGGAAGGTAGAAGTTCCTTGAAAGAAATAGAGCCACATCTGTTTGCTGATGAAGATTCACCTGTGCATG GTGATATTCTTGAATTTCATGGCCCAGAAGGAACAGGAAAAACAGAAATGCTTTATCATTTAACAGCACGATGTATACTTCCAAAATCGGAAGGCGGACTGGAAGTAGAAGTCTTGTTTATTGACACAGATTACCACTTTGATATACTTCGGCTTGTTACAATTCTTGAGCACAGACTATCGGAAAGTTCTGAAGAAATAATCAAACACTGCCTTGGGAGGTTTTTTCTGGTGCACTGCAGTAGTAGCGCCCAGTTACTCCTCACACTGTACTCGCTAGAAACCATGTTCTGTAgccacccctccctctgccttttgaTTTTAGATAGCCTGTCAGCTTTTTATTGGATAGACCGTGTCAATGGAGGAGAAAGTGTTCACTTACAGGAGTCCACTCTGAAGAAATGTTCCCAACTCTTAGAGAAGCTGGTAAATGAGTATCGGTTGGCTCTTTTTGCAACAACACAAAGTATAATGCAGAAAACCTCAAGCTCAGCAGAAGGGCCTTCTTGTGCCTTTAATCGCCAGAGTGATGTGGATGTAGACTATAGACCCTATCTGTGTAAGGCGTGGCAACAAGTGGTAAAGCACAGAATCTTTTTCTCCAAACAAGATGATTCCAAAACGAGCAACCAGTTTTCTTTAGTTTCACgtcatttaaaaagtaacaacttaaaaaaacatttttttattattggagAAAGTGGTGTTGAGTTTTGTTGA